The Sphingomonas carotinifaciens genomic sequence ACGAGGAAGTCTGGAAGCCGTGCGATGCCGCAGCCGCCAAGAACCGCAGGCAGGATCGCTGCGGCGTCGGAGATGATGGCGTGCGGGCAGAATTCGGCGATGCCCGCTGGTCCGGCTGTGCCGTCGTGATAGGCCACTGGCCGATCCGCATAGTCGAGCAGCGTATGGGCATGGAGATCGGTGGCGCGAAGCGGCGTGCCGCGCACCGCGAGATAGTCAGGGCTCGCACACAGCCATGTCTTCGATGTCAGTAGGTGCTTCGCGATCAGATCGCTGTCGGCCAACGGGCCGACCCGGACAACCATGTCCACGAGCTCGGCCGGCATGTCGATGATGCGGTCCTCGATCTTCAGCACCACGCGCACTTGCGGAAATGCCGCCATGAAGCGGGGCAGCATCGGCGCGACCAGCGCGCTTGCGATCGTGAACGGCAGACTGATCCGCAACGTGCCGCTCGGGACGGCGGCAAGACCCTCAAGCGCTGCCCCTGCCTCGTCGACATCAGCAAGAATGCGAAGGGCATGCGGCCGAAACAGGGTGCCAGCGTCGGTCAGGCGCATATGCCGGGTCGAGCGATCGAGCAGAACTGCGCCGACCTGCTGCTCAAGCCGCGCCAGCGCGCGGCTGACGCCTGATTTCGGTAAGCCCAATGACCTTGCCGCGGCCGAAACGCTCATCAGGTCGGTGATGCGCACGAAGGCACGAAGATCAGACAGGTCCATCATTGTTGCATCGTATGCAACACCTGTCGCGCATAGGCCATCTAATCAGGCCGCTATGCAACGACTATCCTTTCCCCGACACGAAAGGATGCACCATGAGCCCCACGATCAATCAGGCCCGGCCCGATGCGGTGACGGCGTTCCCGATCCACATACCCGACGCCGACCTCAGCGACCTCGCCGACCGCCTCGAGCGTGTGCGCTGGCCCGATGCCGGCACGATCACGGATGGGCGTCAGGGGCCTGCTTTGCCGACAATCCGGCGATTGGTAGAGCGCTGGCGGAACGGCTATGACTGGCGTGCCACTGAGGCCATGCTCAACGGTTGGGGCAGCAGCAGAACCGTCATCGACGGGCTGGGCATCCACTTCCTGCACATCCGGTCGCCGCACGCGAACGCCACTCCACTGCTGCTGACTCACGGTTGGCCTGGTTCGATCCTCGAGTTCCGCGAGCTGATCGGACCACTCAGTGATCCGTCATCGCATGGCGGCAATGCCGCCGACGCCTTTCATCTCGTGATCCCGGCACTCCCGGGCTTCGGCTTTTCGGACAAGCCGACTGAGACGGGTTGGGGCGTGGGTCGCACCGCTGCAGTGTGGGGTCAGCTGATGCAACGGCTGGGCTATGGTGACCGGTGGATGGCGCAGGGCGGCGACTGGGGGGCAGCGGTGACGACAGCGCTGCCCCACATGCGCGCACCCGGTCTCGGCGGCATCCACCTTAACATGGTGCTGTTCCAGCCGACTGCCGAGGAGATGGCCGACGCAACGCCTGACGAGCAGCGAATGCTCGACGACGCGCAGCGCTACGACTGCGAGTACTCGGGCTATATGAAACTGCAATGCACGCGCCCGCAGTCGATCGCGTTTGCGCTGGCCGACTCTCCGGTAGGTCTGGCGAGCTGGATCTACGCGCTTTTCCAGGACGTATCCGACAGCGATGGTCAGCCCGAGTGCGTGATCCCGCTTGACCATCTCATCGACGACGTGATGCTTTACTGGCTACCAAACTCCGGGCCGAGTTCGGCACGCTTCTACTGGGAGGCCGCCCAGGAGATGGCGCAAGGGATGCCGCACGATCCGATCCCGTTGCCGGCCGGCGTGAGCATGTTCCCCGGCGAGCAGGTTCGGCTCTCGCGGCGCTGGGCTGAAACGCGCTTCGCGGACCTACGCTTCTTCGCCGAGGCGGACAGGGGCGGACATTTCGCGGCCATGGAGAACGCACAGACACTGGTCGAGCATATTCGGTCGACCTTCCGCACAATCCGGTAAACGGGATTAGTAGCAATGCACATCCTCCTCGTCATGGCGCATCCTGCCGGCCCGTCGCTGACCTGCTCCGTTGCTTCCGCAATCCTCGATGCGGGGACAGCGCTCGGACACTCCGTCGAACTTGTCGATCTAGTGGCGGAAGGGTTCGATCCGGTCTTCGGGCCTGCGGACCATGCAGCATTCACCGCAGCTGGCCCGACCCCGCCTGATGTGCGCCGAGAGCAGCAGCGGATTGACCGGGCCGATCACCTCGTCCTCGTCCACCCAGTCTACTGGTGGTCAATGCCGGCGGTGCTCAAGGGCTGGATCGATCGTGTGTTCGTGTCCGGATGGGCATTCGAAGAGAATGCCGATGGGCGTATCGTCAAGAAACTCGGACGGTTGAACGTCCATCTCATCGCGCTGGCTGGGGCCAGTGCCGCGACCTATGCCAAGCATGGCTATCGTGATGCGATGCGCGCCCAGATCGATCATGGCATCTTCGACTTCTGCGGCGCGCCGGTGGTCACGTCCGAACTCATCGATGGACAAATGGAAGATCTTGCCTCGGTGCCATCAAAGGTGGCCAGCCTTATTGACCGCCACCTTGCGTGACAGGCAATGCAGCCGCGTATCCTGAGGACCCAGATGCGGTCGCTGCGGGCGCCCTGCCTGCCTCCCGGCTCCGGTCGCTCATTCATCTCGGTGTTCGAGGCTTGTGGGTGTTCCGCAAAGCTGTCTGGTTGGCTTGATTTGGGAGGCCGGGCGGAACGTCTGCTTTGCGCGGTTAATAAGGGGAAGCGGGCCAGGAACGGCCCGCTGCTCCCACGGCCGCTCCTTTGTCAAGGAATGCAAGAATGTCGGACGCGGCACGAGATGCAGCTCCCGCCGATGTATCTCCTAACGAGCTTTTGGCAAGTTCACGCTGCCTGCGCAAATAGGCGGGGTGGCGTCCAGCGGCTCTGTTTATAGCTGCCATCAGTTCGTCGGGTCGTTCAATGACTTCACCAAGATGCCAGAATTTGAAGTGTGGATCGTTGCCCCAATCGACTTTATGGGGATTCAGAAACACGCACGGCCTTGGCTGGGCGAGGAACTCATAAACCTGACTGCTAACGTCGCCGACGTAAATATCCGCGGCAGTGGTGTAGCTGTTGTCTACCGAACGGTCCGACTCTGGGTCTATCAGGATCGTTGCCGTGCTTCGGCTACGCCAGCGATTGCGAGCACATTCCGAGCGCCTCCGAAACATCTTCACGTGAGGCGCCACGATCAGATTGTAGTCCTGTTGCGCGGCGAAGTCGCGCAGCATGGGTTTGATGAAACTGCTCCACGACTGAAGCCCGCGCACCTTGTGAGGATTATAAAGAACAATTGGCCGGTCATTTGCAAACAAGGGCTGTGCGGCTGCTACCAGACGCCGGCTGGTGTCCAGCTTTGGGTAGCCTGGCGCGGTAATCCGGCCGACGCGGGCGATACCCATGTCGAGGAAGCGCTGCTTCATTTTCTCGCCCTGGACTATGATCAAGTCGAACCGAGCCCGGCGGGGCATCGACGGCACGTATCGGTCGCCAGCGCCATGAACGATCAAGATGCGGGCGGGGCGTTTGGGCGCTGGTTTGTCGCCAAACAGGATCTCCGCGGTATCCTCAAGCGACACTACCGCGTCATGGAGCGCAAGTTGGGCTTCGTTTGACCGGAGGACTGCTTCTTTATCCAGACCAAACACACGCATAGCTTGCACCGCCTTGGTCTTGATGCTCCGGGCAAGGCGGACATAGGCTACAGGCGGCACTCCATACGCGCGCCTGATGCGCTCAAGGTGATGGGGAACCTCCGGGTCGTTGTAGTAGAAGGTCACGCTTACCTCCGGCCGCTGGAGCAGCTCAAAGGCGACAGCTGCCCCATGATAAGCTTGATAAGCCTCTGCGATGAAGAGAAACGCGATATTCATCGCGGCCATATAGGTAGCGAGGGACCACTTGAAAGAAGCGGGCGTGATCAATACGTTACCATCACCTATACCTGGGTCAGCTTCCTGAACGAGCGTCAGGTATCGAATGCGCGTAGCGATGTAAGGTTCGTGTGCTTATGGGCGGGCAACCGCCGTGCCCTATCGCTGAGAAGAGCCATTAGAAGCCGTACAGCGTCCTTACGACCTTTCCCGAAAGCGGCCGTTCGTTCATCGCGATGCGCGGCTCTCGCTCCGTGCGCCCGGTAACGACGCTCGCGCATTATACCCCTAATACAAGGGGATCGTATCTCATGAACGTTGCACCGCTCTCCCTCGCGCTTATCCTCGTCGCCTCGCCTGCGGTCGCGCAGGGCAGTCCGGAAGACAACGACAAGCGCCCGGTCCAGGCGCATTTCTACGAGCTGACCCCGCTGAAGCCCGGATCCGACTTCGTTGCTTCGCTGAAGCTGCCCCGCGGCTATCATGCCAGCGTATGGGCAAGCGGCCTTGGCAACACCCGCGTCATTGCGGTAGCGCCGGACGGCTCCGTCTACGTCAGCCGTCGTTCCGAGGCGGACATCGTCCGGCTGGTTGACGCGAACCGCGACGGGCGTGCCGACGGCTCGCCGACCGTCATCGTCAACCGGCCCGGCCTGCATGGGCTGACGATCCACGACGGCATGCTCTACTTCATGACGGCCAAGGAGGTGTTCCGCGCAGCCCTGCGACCCGATGGCGGCATCGGCACCGTGGAAACGCTGATCGACGATCTGCCCGACGCTGGGCAGCACCTCAACCGCACGCTCGCGATCGGCCCTGACAAGATGCTCTACATCAGCGCAGGCTCGACCTGTAACGCCTGCGACGAGTCCAGCCAGGAGAATGCGACGCTGATCCGCGCGAGCCTCGACGGCAAGACCCGACGGGTGTGGGCGTCGGGGCTACGCAACACGATCGGCTTCGGCTGGCATCCGCGCACCGGCGAACTGTGGGGCTGGGACCAGGGGATCGACTGGCTCGGCAACGACCTGCAGCGCGAGGAGGTTAACAAGATTGAGCGCGGCAAGCGCTACGGTTGGCCGTACGTCTTCGAGGACGGCAAGCGGAACCCGCAGGACGAGCCGCCCGGCGGGCTGACCGCCGCGCAATGGGCGGCGGCGTCGACTAATCCGGTGGTGATGCACGTCGCGCACTCGGCGGGCATGCAGATGGCCTTCCACCCGGGCGGCGGCTTCGGCCCGGACGTGGCCGGCGACGCGTTCGTGGCGCTGCGTGGCAGCTGGAACCGCAAGCCTGCGTCGGGTTACGAACTGGCGCGAATCCGATTCGATGCCAACGGTCAGGCGACCCGCGTCGAAACCTTCGTCAGCGGATTCATGAGCCGCGACGGCACGGGCCAGTACGGTCGGCCGTGCGGCGTGGCGGTGATGCGCGACGGCTCGATCCTGCTTTCCGACGACGCCAATGGCGTGATCTACCGCATCACCTATGACGGCGCGACCGGCCAGGCCGCGCCGCTGGCACCACCGCCCGGCCCGATGCTAGACCAGGCGGCACGCGGCACCAACGTTCCACTGGCGCTCACGCGTCCCGAGACACGGTCGAGCGGCTCGGCCAGGCTTAACGTCAGCGCGGCCGCGTTCACCGCCAACGGTGCGATCCCGCGTGAGCACAGCGAATACGGCCTCGGCATCTCGCCCGCTCTGAACTGGACAGCCGTCCCTAACGCCGCCTCCTACGCCATCCTGGCCGAGGACCCGGACGGCTCTGCGAAACCAGTCGTCCACTGGGTCGCCTGGAACGTGCCTGCAGGCACCACCCAACTGCCTTCCGGGCTGCAGGAGCGCGACCGCCTCAATGGTGGGCCGCTCGAGGGCATCATGCAGGGCGCGAGCGGGCGCGGCACCGTGGGCTGGTACGGCCCGCGCCCACCGAAGGGCGACGCACCGCATCACTACCACTTCCAAGTGCTCGCGCTCGACCGCCAACTTGATCTGCCGCTCGGTGCCACGCGAGACCAACTGCTCGCCGCCGTGGCTGGGCACGTGATCGCGACTGGCGACCTCGTCGGCACATACGCCGAGCCGAAGTGAGCCGTTCCGGCTCCCCTCTCGCGCTGTGACGCGAAGCCGCCGCCTGAAGATCACCGGCGTGGCGCTCGCGATCGCGGCGGCGGCGTTCGCGATCCTGCTAGTCATCGCGCATCGCCCCGCCATCGCGTCCGTCGAGCGTCCCGATCCGCGATCGTTCGAACCCGCGCTGGTCGCGCGCGGCGCCAATCTGGCGCGGATCGGCAATTGTGTCAGTTGCCACCAGTCCGAAGGCGGTCGCCCCTATGCCGGCGGCTATCCGATAAACACGCCATTCGGCACGATCTATGGCAGCAACATCACCCCCGATCCTGGCACCGGCATCGGTCGCTGGTCGCGTGCAGCCTTCGCCCGGGCAATGCGCGAGGGCGTGGGCCGCGACGGCAGCCACCTCTATCCCGCCTTTCCCTACACCCACTATGCGGGGGTAACCGATGGGGACGTGGACGCGCTCTACGCCTTCCTGATGACGCGCCCCGCGGTGCGGGCGACGCCGCCCAACAACGACCTGATCCCGCCGCTGAGCTTCCGCCCCCTGCTGGCGGGGTGGAAGCTGCTGTTCTTCCGGCCGGCCCCGGTTCGTGCCGATCCGTCGCAGTCGGCCGAGTGGAACCGCGGCCGCTACCTCGGCGAGACGCTGGCGCACTGCTCCGCCTGCCACAGCCCGCGCGGGCTGTTACAGCAGGAGAAGCGCGGAGCCGAAACCTATGCCGGCGGCTGGTCGGGTGGCTGGTACGCGCCGCCGATCAACGCCCGCTCGCCAGCGGTCCGCGCCTGGACACCGCAGCGGCTCGAGACCTACTTGCGCACCGGACTGAGCCGCGATCACGCGGCAGCCGCAGGGCCGATGGGGCCCGTGACATACAATCTGGCACGGGCTGACCCAGCGGACGTGCGGGCGCTCGCGCGCTACTACGCGTGGTGGATGCGCGACGCGCCGGCGGCGAAGGTGGAACCCCCGCTGCCCGATCGCCGCGCCCTGGCGGAGCGGCAGCATCCCGCTGGTGCCCGTCTCTACGAAGGGGCGTGCGCGACCTGCCACGAGCCCGGCGCGCCGATGGTTGTCGCGGGCCGCCCCGTGCTACCGCTCGGCACGCCGCTGCACGAGGACAACCCGCGCGACACCATCCAGATCATCCTTCAGGGGCTGCGCCCGCCGGTGGAGGCGAGCGGCCCGTACATGCCCGCCTATGCCGACGCGCTGACCGACAGGCAGATCGCCGAGATCATCAGATACCTAAAGGCGCGGCATGGCTCCGGACCGGCGTGGAAAGACCTGGAGAATGAAGTGGCCGAGGCGCGGGAGGAGGGCCGATGATCGAGCTGAACGTAAATGGCGCCGTCGCCCGGGCGGACGTTGATCCCGCCACCCCGCTTCTCTACGTCCTGCGCGACGACTTGGGGCTGCACGCGGCCAAGTTCGGCTGCGGCCTCGGCCAGTGCGGCGCGTGCACCATCCTCGTCGACGACCGCCCGGTCTTCTCGTGTCTGCTCCCCGTCGGTGCCATCGGCGATCGCGCGGTGACGACCGTCGAGGGGCTCGGCACCGCCGAAGCGCCAGGTGACGTCCAGCGCGCCTTCCTCCACGAACAGGCCGGCCAGTGCGGCTACTGCATCCCGGGCATGATCGCCCGCGCGGAGGCGCTGCTGCGACGCACGACGACACCGACCGAGGAGGAGATGCGTTCCGCCATGGCGCCCTCGTTGTGCCGGTGCGGCACGCATATGCGCATCCTGCGCGCGGTGCGACGGGCTGCGGTTTCGCGTGGTGGTGGGGTCGTTAATCCCGCGGAGCCGGTCACATGACCCCGTCACGCCGCGAGATGATCGGCGGGCTGCTGGTCGTCTTCACGCTGGCCCCCGCCGTGCACGCGCAGACCGGCGGCGGCGAGGGAAGCGGCGGGCCGCCGACGGTCGCCCCCGACCTGCCCGGCACGCTCGCCAAGTTCCCCGACCTCGACGCATGGATTCGCATCGCCCCCGATGGCCGCGTCACCGTCTTCACCGGCAAGGCGGAGCTCGGCACCGGCATCAAGACCGCCATCGCGCAGCTCGCCGCCGACGAACTCGACGTCGCTTTCGAGCAAATCGACCTCATCACCGCCGATACCGGACTGACCCCGAACGAGGGGGTGACCGCAGGCAGCCAGACGCTGGAGCAGAGCGGCACCGCTGTCGCCAACGCCGCCGCCAATGTCCGCCTGCTGCTGGCCGAAGCGGCCGCAGCGCGCTGGGGCGTGGCCGCCACCGACCTGTTCACACGCAATGGCGCCGTGCTGGACGGCAAAGGCCGGAGCGTCAGCTATGCCGACCTCGTCGGCACGACCTCGCTCGCCGTGCGCGCACGCGCGGACGTCCCGAGAAAGCGCCAGGAGGCACGCCGGCTTATCGGACGCCCGGTGCCGCGTGTCGACCTGCCTGCGAAGCTCACCGGGCTTCCTGCCTATGTCCACGACATGCGCCTGCCAGGCATGGTGCACGCGCGCGTGCTGCGCGGACCGAGCTCGGGCACCAGAGGGCGCTTCGACCTGTCGGCGATCGCGCGGCTGCCGGGCGTCGACCAGGTCGTGCGCCGCGGCGGCTTCGCCGCGATCGTCGGCCCGCGCGAGTGGCCGCTCGAACGCGCGCTGCACATGGCGGCACGGAGCGGCTGGGAGGCGGACGCAGGCGCAAACGCACCGGGAGCGCTGCCCGACGCCCTGCTGCGGATGGGTCGTGAGAGCCAGACGATCGAGGACAGGCGCGACGAGCCGAACGCCCGCCCGGTGCGGCGTCTGTCGGCGCGCTACGATCGGCCGTACCTGATGCACGGCGCGATCGGTCCCTCTTGCGCGGTGGCGCTATTCGAGGATGGACGTCTCACCGTCTGGACGCATAGCCAGGGTGTCGAGCCGCTGCGCGTGTCCATCGCCGAACTGCTGGCGATGCCGGCCGAACGGGTTCGCTGCGTCCACCGAGAGGGCGCGGGCTGCTACGGCCACAACGGCGCGGACGATGTCGCTGGCGACGCCGCGCTGGTCGCGGTTGCCATGCCCGGCGTGCCCGTCCGCCTGCAATGGAGTCGCGAGCAGGAGCATGGCTGGGAGCCGCTCGGCCCTGCGATGCTGGCGCAGCTTGATGCAGACCTCGACGCCTCCGGCCGCATCGTCGCCTGGGGTCATCAGGTCTGGAGCAATACGCACAGCACGCGGCCGACCGCCGCGGGCGATCTGCTCGCGGGCCGCGAGATGGTTCCCCCCTTCCCTCCCACCCCGCCCAAGCCGATCCCGCAGCCGAACGGAGGCGGCGACCGCAACGCCATCCCGCTCTACGCCTTTCCGAACAGCCGGGTCGTCAGTCACTTCCTTCCCGACATGCCGATCCGCGTCTCGGCGCTGCGCGGGCTCGGCGCTCACCTCAACATCTTCGCAGTGGAGAGCTTCATGGATGAGCTCGCCGCGGCGGTGGGACGCGATCCGGTTGCCTTCCGCCTTGCGCATCTCGACGATCCGCGCGCGGCGGGGGTGATCCGCCGTGCCGCTACGCGCTTCGGCTGGGAGGGGTACAGAGAGTCGCCGAACCGCGGGCGCGGCTTTGCCTTCGCCCGCTACAAGAACCATGGAGCTTATATCGCCATTGCACTCGACGTCGAGCGCGTACCCGACGAGGGACGCCTGATCGTCCATCGCGCCGTGGCCGCGGTCGACAGCGGCGAGGCCGTTAATCCCGATGGCATCCGCAACCAAGTGGAAGGCGGCATCGTGCAGTCGCTCAGCTGGACTGCGTACGAGGCGGCGGGCTTTGACGGTGGGCGCCGCATTGACTACGATTGGAGTACCTATCCCATCCTCCGTTTCGCAGACGCGCCGCGCAGCATCGTGGTCGACGTTGTGGATCGGCCTGGCATGCCGTTCCTGGGCACGGGCGAGTGTGCGCAAGGACCGACCGCCGCAGCCCTCGCGAATGCCTTAGAGGCGGCGGCGGGAAGTAGGATCAGGTCGCTGCCCGTTGCACGACCCGGTGCTCAGGTATTCTGACCCACAATCGGCCAATCGAGGGCCCCTGCCCGCTTCCCCATTTCGGACTTTCGTTCATGTCGATTTTTGCGGCAGTGCTGCTCAAATTTTACGGTGTAGACGGGGTTGCTGGCTACATCGATTAAGGAGAAAGCGGTCCCCCATTCGTTGTCGAGCCTGATAGCGGAGCGTTACGATCCGACGTACAAAGACGCAGGAGACATGAAAATGGTCGAGGCTCGTTGGAACGGATCGGTCATTGCGAAGAGCGACGACACCGTGATCGTCGAAGGCAATCACTATTTCCCTGCCAATGCCGTTGACCAGTCGGTCCTGCGACCAAGCAACACCACGTCGATCTGCCCGTGGAAGGGCACTGCTCAATACTACAGCCTGCATGTCGATGATGCCGATGATTCCGATGCCGCTTGGTACTATTCCGATCCCAGGCCCGAAGCGAAGTGGACTTGCCCCGCTCAAATGGAGAGGCATTTGCTCAGCGTGGCGCGGTTTGTTCGAACTGCGGCGGGCTGGTGTAGTTGAGCGCGGAGTGGCGCCGGACGGGGTTGTAGAAGCCGTCGATATAGCGGGCAAAGGCCTGCTCGGCCTGGGCACGGGTATAGAAGACGGTGGGCCAGACGAGTTCGGATTTGATGGTCTTGAAGAATGTCTCGACCATGGCGTTATCGTAGCAATTTCCCTTTCCCGACATGGAGATGCGGATGCCGTGGCGACGCAGCTCGGCTTGGTAGTCCACCGAACAATACTGGCTACCGCGGTCCGAATGATGAATGAGCCCCTTGGGGGGACGCCGCATGACGAGCGCCTTGCGCAGGGCAGCCAGCGCCAGATCGCGGTGCAGCCGGTCGCCGACAGCCCAGCCGACGACGCGGCGGGAGAAGAGGTCGATGACCACCGCCAGGTAGAGCCATCCCTCCCGTGTCCAGACGTACGAGATGTCGACGCCCCACTTCTGGTTGGTTGCCGTCGCGGTGAAATCCTGGTCGATGATGTTCGGCGCGATCGGCCAGGCGTGTTCGCTGTCGGTCGTGCGTTTGAACCTGCGCTTCTGCCGGGCACGCAGGTCGTTCTCGCGCATCAGCCGCGCCGTGCGACGCCGCCCGATGGCAAAGCCATCATCCTGCAACTCGCGCGTCATTCTCGGACTGCCATAGGTGCCGTTCGACAGGGCAAAAGCCGAGCGGACATGCGCCAGCATCACCATGTCATCGCGCTGACGCCGACTGGCCGGGCGATCCTTCCAAGCGAAGTAGCCGCTCTGGCTGACGCCGAGCACCCGGCAGAGGCGGTGGACCGGGAAATCCTCTCTCGCCCGATCGATGAGCTGGAACCTCATCGATTTCCCTCCCGGGCGAAAAAAGCGGTCGCCCGCTTCAGTATGTCACGCTCCTGTCGAAGGATCTCATTCTCCCGCCGAAGGCGCTTCAACTCGGCAGCCATATCCGCCTGCGGCGCTTGATCCGGCGTATCCACCAGACGATCCCGGCTGCGGCTGATCCAGCGCACCAGCGTCGATAGCCCCACTCCCAGATCCTCCGCTATTTCGCGCTGCGTCCGTCCGCTGGTCGCCACCAGCCGATCCGCTTCGTCCTCAAACTCCTTCGTGAACCGTCGCTGCTTCGTCATTGAGTTCGCCTTTCACTTCAAGGGAACTCTCCACTTTGCCGAGGCAAGTCCAAACCAGTTGTCTGCATTGCCGGAGATACGCGACCCATCCGGCGTGACAATGGAGTGACCCAA encodes the following:
- a CDS encoding LysR family transcriptional regulator; amino-acid sequence: MMDLSDLRAFVRITDLMSVSAAARSLGLPKSGVSRALARLEQQVGAVLLDRSTRHMRLTDAGTLFRPHALRILADVDEAGAALEGLAAVPSGTLRISLPFTIASALVAPMLPRFMAAFPQVRVVLKIEDRIIDMPAELVDMVVRVGPLADSDLIAKHLLTSKTWLCASPDYLAVRGTPLRATDLHAHTLLDYADRPVAYHDGTAGPAGIAEFCPHAIISDAAAILPAVLGGCGIARLPDFLVKSHLDNGRLVRLWPAGRTHEVAIHALYPSHRALSAKVRVFIDALVEAVKSHADG
- a CDS encoding epoxide hydrolase family protein — protein: MSPTINQARPDAVTAFPIHIPDADLSDLADRLERVRWPDAGTITDGRQGPALPTIRRLVERWRNGYDWRATEAMLNGWGSSRTVIDGLGIHFLHIRSPHANATPLLLTHGWPGSILEFRELIGPLSDPSSHGGNAADAFHLVIPALPGFGFSDKPTETGWGVGRTAAVWGQLMQRLGYGDRWMAQGGDWGAAVTTALPHMRAPGLGGIHLNMVLFQPTAEEMADATPDEQRMLDDAQRYDCEYSGYMKLQCTRPQSIAFALADSPVGLASWIYALFQDVSDSDGQPECVIPLDHLIDDVMLYWLPNSGPSSARFYWEAAQEMAQGMPHDPIPLPAGVSMFPGEQVRLSRRWAETRFADLRFFAEADRGGHFAAMENAQTLVEHIRSTFRTIR
- a CDS encoding NAD(P)H-dependent oxidoreductase, whose protein sequence is MHILLVMAHPAGPSLTCSVASAILDAGTALGHSVELVDLVAEGFDPVFGPADHAAFTAAGPTPPDVRREQQRIDRADHLVLVHPVYWWSMPAVLKGWIDRVFVSGWAFEENADGRIVKKLGRLNVHLIALAGASAATYAKHGYRDAMRAQIDHGIFDFCGAPVVTSELIDGQMEDLASVPSKVASLIDRHLA
- a CDS encoding CDP-glycerol glycerophosphotransferase family protein, translated to MAAMNIAFLFIAEAYQAYHGAAVAFELLQRPEVSVTFYYNDPEVPHHLERIRRAYGVPPVAYVRLARSIKTKAVQAMRVFGLDKEAVLRSNEAQLALHDAVVSLEDTAEILFGDKPAPKRPARILIVHGAGDRYVPSMPRRARFDLIIVQGEKMKQRFLDMGIARVGRITAPGYPKLDTSRRLVAAAQPLFANDRPIVLYNPHKVRGLQSWSSFIKPMLRDFAAQQDYNLIVAPHVKMFRRRSECARNRWRSRSTATILIDPESDRSVDNSYTTAADIYVGDVSSQVYEFLAQPRPCVFLNPHKVDWGNDPHFKFWHLGEVIERPDELMAAINRAAGRHPAYLRRQRELAKSSLGDTSAGAASRAASDILAFLDKGAAVGAAGRSWPASPY
- a CDS encoding YbhB/YbcL family Raf kinase inhibitor-like protein, whose translation is MNVAPLSLALILVASPAVAQGSPEDNDKRPVQAHFYELTPLKPGSDFVASLKLPRGYHASVWASGLGNTRVIAVAPDGSVYVSRRSEADIVRLVDANRDGRADGSPTVIVNRPGLHGLTIHDGMLYFMTAKEVFRAALRPDGGIGTVETLIDDLPDAGQHLNRTLAIGPDKMLYISAGSTCNACDESSQENATLIRASLDGKTRRVWASGLRNTIGFGWHPRTGELWGWDQGIDWLGNDLQREEVNKIERGKRYGWPYVFEDGKRNPQDEPPGGLTAAQWAAASTNPVVMHVAHSAGMQMAFHPGGGFGPDVAGDAFVALRGSWNRKPASGYELARIRFDANGQATRVETFVSGFMSRDGTGQYGRPCGVAVMRDGSILLSDDANGVIYRITYDGATGQAAPLAPPPGPMLDQAARGTNVPLALTRPETRSSGSARLNVSAAAFTANGAIPREHSEYGLGISPALNWTAVPNAASYAILAEDPDGSAKPVVHWVAWNVPAGTTQLPSGLQERDRLNGGPLEGIMQGASGRGTVGWYGPRPPKGDAPHHYHFQVLALDRQLDLPLGATRDQLLAAVAGHVIATGDLVGTYAEPK
- a CDS encoding cytochrome c — encoded protein: MALAIAAAAFAILLVIAHRPAIASVERPDPRSFEPALVARGANLARIGNCVSCHQSEGGRPYAGGYPINTPFGTIYGSNITPDPGTGIGRWSRAAFARAMREGVGRDGSHLYPAFPYTHYAGVTDGDVDALYAFLMTRPAVRATPPNNDLIPPLSFRPLLAGWKLLFFRPAPVRADPSQSAEWNRGRYLGETLAHCSACHSPRGLLQQEKRGAETYAGGWSGGWYAPPINARSPAVRAWTPQRLETYLRTGLSRDHAAAAGPMGPVTYNLARADPADVRALARYYAWWMRDAPAAKVEPPLPDRRALAERQHPAGARLYEGACATCHEPGAPMVVAGRPVLPLGTPLHEDNPRDTIQIILQGLRPPVEASGPYMPAYADALTDRQIAEIIRYLKARHGSGPAWKDLENEVAEAREEGR
- a CDS encoding (2Fe-2S)-binding protein, translated to MIELNVNGAVARADVDPATPLLYVLRDDLGLHAAKFGCGLGQCGACTILVDDRPVFSCLLPVGAIGDRAVTTVEGLGTAEAPGDVQRAFLHEQAGQCGYCIPGMIARAEALLRRTTTPTEEEMRSAMAPSLCRCGTHMRILRAVRRAAVSRGGGVVNPAEPVT
- a CDS encoding xanthine dehydrogenase family protein molybdopterin-binding subunit gives rise to the protein MTPSRREMIGGLLVVFTLAPAVHAQTGGGEGSGGPPTVAPDLPGTLAKFPDLDAWIRIAPDGRVTVFTGKAELGTGIKTAIAQLAADELDVAFEQIDLITADTGLTPNEGVTAGSQTLEQSGTAVANAAANVRLLLAEAAAARWGVAATDLFTRNGAVLDGKGRSVSYADLVGTTSLAVRARADVPRKRQEARRLIGRPVPRVDLPAKLTGLPAYVHDMRLPGMVHARVLRGPSSGTRGRFDLSAIARLPGVDQVVRRGGFAAIVGPREWPLERALHMAARSGWEADAGANAPGALPDALLRMGRESQTIEDRRDEPNARPVRRLSARYDRPYLMHGAIGPSCAVALFEDGRLTVWTHSQGVEPLRVSIAELLAMPAERVRCVHREGAGCYGHNGADDVAGDAALVAVAMPGVPVRLQWSREQEHGWEPLGPAMLAQLDADLDASGRIVAWGHQVWSNTHSTRPTAAGDLLAGREMVPPFPPTPPKPIPQPNGGGDRNAIPLYAFPNSRVVSHFLPDMPIRVSALRGLGAHLNIFAVESFMDELAAAVGRDPVAFRLAHLDDPRAAGVIRRAATRFGWEGYRESPNRGRGFAFARYKNHGAYIAIALDVERVPDEGRLIVHRAVAAVDSGEAVNPDGIRNQVEGGIVQSLSWTAYEAAGFDGGRRIDYDWSTYPILRFADAPRSIVVDVVDRPGMPFLGTGECAQGPTAAALANALEAAAGSRIRSLPVARPGAQVF
- a CDS encoding DUF427 domain-containing protein; the encoded protein is MVEARWNGSVIAKSDDTVIVEGNHYFPANAVDQSVLRPSNTTSICPWKGTAQYYSLHVDDADDSDAAWYYSDPRPEAKWTCPAQMERHLLSVARFVRTAAGWCS